The genomic stretch TCCGGACCATTCCGGAGACCCTGTTCAAGCGCATGAAGCTCTGAGCGCGCAGGGACTCCGGCGCGACTTGTCAGCGCGCTCTGCCATCCCCACACGGCGGGCTGGACCGAGTGGGGCACCTACGGGGAAGAGGACACCCTCGGCCGCGTGGAGCCTCGCGCGGCGGTTGGGCTTTCGCTTCGCCTTCGCCTGCCTGGTCCTCGACTCCGCCCCCTTCAATCGCTGACTCAGTCCAGCGGGGGCACGTCCCGGCCCTCGCCGAAGCCCAGGGCCCAGAAGCGTGGCCGGATGGGCTCGCGCGCCAGCAGCCACAGCAGGTGGTACTTCGCCTCGTCCTGGCCATCCGTCGCGAGCGCGAAGGTGCCGTAGTGCATGGCCACCGACGTGGACGAGCGCAGCACCTTGTGCGCCTGGAGGGCTTCCACCGGCCCCATGTGGATCGGACGGAAGGAGGTGGGCCGGTAGGCACCAATGGGCAGCACCGACAGCCGCATGGGCCCGAAGCGCTCGGCCATCATCGCGAAGTGGGGACCGAAGCCCGTGTCTCCAGCGAAGAAGACGGGCCCGCCGGACGTCGAGAGGACGTAGCCCGCCCAGAGCGTCGCCGCGATGTCGGTGAGCCCGCGGTTGGAGCTGTGCCGCGCCGGCACCGCCGTCACCGTGCGGCCCGGAGCCACCTCCGTGGACTGCCACCAGTCCAACTCCACCACCTGGCGGAAGCCCTCGTCGTCCAGCAGCGCCTTGTTGCCCAGGCCCACGATGAAGCGCGGATGGTGCGCCTCCTCCAGGCGCCGCAGCGTCGGCAGGTCCATGTGGTCATAGTGGTTGTGGCTCACCACGACCACGTCGATGGGTGGCAGGTCCTCGAAGCGGATGCCCGGAGGCCGCACGCGCCTGGGGCCGATGAAGGACACCGGGCTCGGACGGTCCGAATAGATGGGGTCCGTCAGCATGTTGAGCCCATCCGCCTGGACCAACACGGTGGCGTGGTTGATGAACGTCACCCGGAGCTGTCCCGGCCCCACGCGCTCCGGAGGCGGCTTTCCTGGAGGAGACTCCTCGTAGTCCCGCCAGGAACCCCGAGGAGGCCCATTTCGCAGCGCCTCCATGATCTCCTCCGGACTCAGGGGCTTGACGGGCTCCAGGTTCTGGAAGTGCCTACCGTCGAAGTGCTCCGTCACCGGTCCCTGGTGACGCGGGCCGGCGAAGAGACAGCCTCCGAGCCACGGAACCCCCAACAGCAACAACACCGATGCGAGCCTCGACATGCGTGTGGCGCTCCATGCAAGACACCTCGGAAACCAACCCGCGCGGCCCGGGCCCGCGTCCGTGTGCCAGTCCAACAGTGGACTGGGTTCAGGCCCGGCCGGCAACCTGGAATGCGCACACCAGAAGCGGTGCACCGCCGGTGTCACGCGACGGTGACGGTGCGCGAACTCCCAGGCGGCCACCGCCCCCCGTGCTCACGTCACGATGCCGTGCAGGATACGCTCGAACAGCCAGGGCGTCTTCCCCAGCAGCCGCACCACGGGGCGGCGAAGCCAGGGCCGTCGCGCCAGCATGAGCAGCGCGCCCGTCGACCGGGCGTACTTGCCGAAGACACGCTGGAAGCACCGGCTTGAGGGCGCGTGGGCACGCAGGGCGGAGGGCCCCTGACGCTCACATGTCAGGAGGGCCTGCTGTGGCTCACCTGCGAAGGGGACGTGAAGGACCTACGTGCTGCGACAGGGCGACACCCTGCACCTGACGCGCGCCGGACACGTGGTGGTCCAGGCACTGAGCGCCTCTCGCTTCTGCCTGGCACGACGTGCCTCCGTGCGCGCGCCGTGCACACCGCCGACCCAGGGACACGAGGCCCCTGTCCGGTAGGGAGGACGAGGACACACCCCCGAACGCCCCCGATGCCGTGAGCGGAGACGGAGACCGCCGCCGCTTCGCGCGCGTGCGGCCCCCGGCTGCGCAGGCGTGGACCAGCGCCAACGTATGAACTGGCCAACGGTTCGCCCCCGGTTCGGAC from Myxococcus xanthus encodes the following:
- a CDS encoding MBL fold metallo-hydrolase → MSRLASVLLLLGVPWLGGCLFAGPRHQGPVTEHFDGRHFQNLEPVKPLSPEEIMEALRNGPPRGSWRDYEESPPGKPPPERVGPGQLRVTFINHATVLVQADGLNMLTDPIYSDRPSPVSFIGPRRVRPPGIRFEDLPPIDVVVVSHNHYDHMDLPTLRRLEEAHHPRFIVGLGNKALLDDEGFRQVVELDWWQSTEVAPGRTVTAVPARHSSNRGLTDIAATLWAGYVLSTSGGPVFFAGDTGFGPHFAMMAERFGPMRLSVLPIGAYRPTSFRPIHMGPVEALQAHKVLRSSTSVAMHYGTFALATDGQDEAKYHLLWLLAREPIRPRFWALGFGEGRDVPPLD